From the genome of Maridesulfovibrio ferrireducens:
CATAGGAATGTTTTCATTTTGTACTATTTTTAGAATTTCAGAATATTCCGGCTGATAAGATACACAAAGGATCAGTTTTCCAATGTCGTGGAGAAAACCTGCAAGAAATGTTTTTTCAGCTGTATCAGTATCAGCACCTTCTGCTTGAATAACTGCCCGGGCTAGAAGAGCGGTATATAGGCAATGCTCTCCAAGATCCTCGATGGAAAAATCCAAATATTCGGTCTTGCTTGAGTTGAAAATGTGCATGCCCAGCACAAGCCCTTTAATCGTACTGATCCCTAACATTGTAGCGGCTTTTTCCGGGGTGGTAACTTTAGAGTACAGGCCGAAAAAAGAGGAATTCACCAGTTTAAGAATTCCCGAGGTTATTGCCAAGTCTTCACTTATGAGCAAGCCGATATTTTTGATCGAAACATCTTCTTTTCGCAGTTCTTTCTCTAGTTTGATGTACAGAGACGGCATTACAGGAAGTTCATCTATAGAGGCAATTGCTTTAGAAACCCGTTCATTAAGGAATATATTTTTTAATCTGAGGCATCTTTCAATTGTTTCGATCAGTTCTTTTGCGGAGCAAGGTTTGCTTATGAATTGATGAGCATACATAGCCGAGTGCATAGATTTATTTGTGTTCTGATCCTTTGATAAAATGAAACGAATTGCTCCGGGCTGCTGTTTTCTAACTTCACTTATGAGCTCTCCGTCGGGGAGTCCTGTTGTATGAAAATCCGTAACAACGATATCAAAGGGCTGAATTTCAATCAGTTCTAAAGCTTCTTTTGCTGAGTTTGCAAAGTGTAACTCCCACTGTCCGGACATGGGCATAAGCATTTTTTTAAAGGCTTCAATCTGGTTTTTATCTTCATCTACGAAGAGGATGTTGTTTTTAGATTTCGGCATATTTTCCTCTGATTACTTTTTTTGAATTGAATGGCATAAATTGAAATCTGGAAAAGACATACAAGTTATATCTAGCATGCTGTTCTGCCTTTGAAAACTTAAAAAGAAACTGCGAGTGCAAAACATAAAAAAGGGTTGCTTTGAATTTAATCAAAGCAACCCTTTTAATTTAATATCTTTATATTAATTATTTGCGAAGAAGGACGTAAGGGCGGTCAGATATAAATTGTTCATTAATGATAGTCACGCCTTCAGGGCAATTCTCCCAGCGGTCAAAGTATTTTCTCTGCATCACCAGAATAACCTTATCCTGCTCTTCGAGTATCCTTTCTATCTCTTTAAAATCACTTGTTTCGTGGATATTGGTTCCGGCGTAGTATGAGAAAATGCCGGAATATATTTTATGCGCCAGCGGGTAGCTTCCCTGATCAATGTATTCTTTCATGATTTCACCTGTCATGCGCGGACTCATGAGAGGGTCAAGAGAAGGAAGCGTTTTAAGTGCCAGTG
Proteins encoded in this window:
- a CDS encoding response regulator, which encodes MPKSKNNILFVDEDKNQIEAFKKMLMPMSGQWELHFANSAKEALELIEIQPFDIVVTDFHTTGLPDGELISEVRKQQPGAIRFILSKDQNTNKSMHSAMYAHQFISKPCSAKELIETIERCLRLKNIFLNERVSKAIASIDELPVMPSLYIKLEKELRKEDVSIKNIGLLISEDLAITSGILKLVNSSFFGLYSKVTTPEKAATMLGISTIKGLVLGMHIFNSSKTEYLDFSIEDLGEHCLYTALLARAVIQAEGADTDTAEKTFLAGFLHDIGKLILCVSYQPEYSEILKIVQNENIPMSVAEKEIFGFTHAEVGAYLLALWGFDETVVEAVYSHHNLTESGSDMLSPAAAVHIADTFEHELRLRHQENAPHILNAEWLEKNGFSSKLVGWLEVCAQQLDKDLTNINQ